From Pelotomaculum schinkii, the proteins below share one genomic window:
- the rplN gene encoding 50S ribosomal protein L14 yields MIQVQTMLHVADNTGAKRLMCIRVLGGSLRQYASVGDIVVCSVKEATPGGVVKKGEVVKAVVVRTKKEVHRPDGSYIKFDENAAVLIRDDQSPKGTRIFGPVARELRDRDFMKIVSLAPEVL; encoded by the coding sequence GTGATTCAGGTTCAGACTATGCTCCATGTGGCCGACAATACCGGGGCTAAAAGGCTGATGTGCATCCGCGTTCTGGGCGGCTCGCTCAGGCAATATGCCAGCGTGGGCGACATCGTGGTTTGTTCTGTTAAGGAAGCCACACCCGGCGGCGTGGTTAAGAAAGGTGAAGTAGTTAAAGCCGTGGTGGTCCGCACCAAGAAAGAAGTGCACCGCCCGGACGGTTCATACATCAAATTCGACGAAAACGCGGCAGTACTGATCAGGGACGACCAGAGCCCGAAAGGTACCCGTATATTCGGACCGGTGGCGCGGGAATTAAGAGATCGCGACTTCATGAAAATCGTCTCCCTGGCCCCGGAAGTGCTGTGA
- the rpsQ gene encoding 30S ribosomal protein S17 → MRQVEERGIRKVLTGKVVSDKMDKTVVVAVETLVRHPLYQRIIRRTKKFKAHDEQNSCRVGDKVKMMETRPLSKEKRWRIIEILERAEQI, encoded by the coding sequence ATGAGACAAGTGGAAGAGCGTGGAATACGCAAGGTGCTCACCGGCAAGGTGGTTAGCGATAAAATGGATAAGACCGTCGTCGTGGCAGTCGAAACCCTGGTCAGGCACCCCTTGTACCAAAGAATAATCCGGCGCACCAAGAAATTTAAGGCGCATGACGAGCAAAATTCCTGCCGCGTCGGGGATAAAGTGAAAATGATGGAAACCAGGCCTCTATCCAAGGAAAAACGCTGGCGTATTATTGAAATTCTGGAGAGGGCTGAACAAATCTGA
- the rpmC gene encoding 50S ribosomal protein L29, producing MKVKELRELTDAELGKRLTDSKDELFKLRFQMATGQLDNPMKLQEIRRKIARVKTIIRERELGIKRA from the coding sequence ATGAAGGTTAAGGAGCTTAGGGAATTGACCGACGCCGAGCTGGGCAAGCGGCTCACTGACTCCAAGGATGAGCTCTTTAAACTGAGATTCCAGATGGCTACAGGGCAGCTGGATAACCCGATGAAGCTGCAGGAAATCCGCCGCAAGATCGCGCGGGTAAAGACCATCATCCGCGAGCGTGAACTGGGAATCAAGCGGGCGTAA
- the rplP gene encoding 50S ribosomal protein L16, which produces MLLPKRVKHRKQHRGRMTGGAKGGKEISFGEYGLQALEPAWVTNRQIEAARIAMTRHIKRGGKVWIRIFPDKPVTAKPAETRMGSGKGAPEYWVAVVKPGRIMFELAGISEEVAREALRLAAHKLPLKSKFVKRGEVGEVNEG; this is translated from the coding sequence ATGCTGTTACCGAAAAGGGTTAAGCACCGCAAGCAGCACCGTGGACGGATGACCGGCGGAGCTAAGGGCGGCAAGGAAATAAGCTTTGGTGAATACGGCCTGCAGGCTTTGGAGCCGGCCTGGGTAACCAACCGGCAGATCGAGGCGGCCCGTATCGCCATGACTCGCCATATCAAGCGGGGCGGGAAGGTATGGATCAGGATATTCCCGGACAAACCGGTTACCGCCAAGCCGGCTGAAACCCGTATGGGTTCAGGCAAAGGCGCGCCGGAATACTGGGTGGCCGTGGTCAAGCCGGGCCGGATTATGTTTGAGCTGGCGGGCATATCTGAGGAAGTGGCGCGTGAAGCGCTGCGGCTGGCCGCTCACAAGTTGCCTTTAAAATCGAAGTTTGTGAAACGCGGGGAAGTAGGTGAGGTCAATGAAGGTTAA
- the rpsC gene encoding 30S ribosomal protein S3, whose translation MGQKVNPKGLRIGIIRDWDSKWFADKKNYSNLLVEDVKIRKYIKKKLYAAGISKVQIERAANRLKISIHTAKPGIVIGRGGTEVENLRKQLESLTGKQVGVNIVEVKQAELDAQLVAENVASQLEKRIAFRRAMKQVVSRSMKMGAKGIKVSCGGRLAGAEIARTEWYSEGKVPLHTLRADIDYGSAEATTTYGKIGIKVWIYKGEVLPAAKIPAQAPAREAKAAAGEGGE comes from the coding sequence GTGGGGCAAAAAGTAAATCCTAAGGGCCTCAGGATTGGAATCATTCGAGATTGGGACAGCAAGTGGTTTGCTGACAAGAAGAATTATTCGAACCTCCTGGTCGAGGACGTAAAGATAAGGAAATATATCAAGAAGAAGCTTTATGCCGCTGGTATTTCCAAGGTCCAAATCGAGAGGGCTGCCAACCGGCTCAAAATCTCGATCCACACTGCCAAGCCGGGCATCGTGATCGGCCGTGGCGGGACTGAAGTGGAAAACCTGCGCAAGCAGTTGGAAAGTCTTACCGGAAAGCAAGTCGGCGTCAATATCGTGGAAGTCAAACAGGCCGAATTGGACGCGCAGCTTGTGGCTGAGAACGTGGCGTCTCAGCTGGAAAAAAGGATTGCCTTCAGGCGCGCCATGAAGCAAGTGGTTTCCCGGTCCATGAAGATGGGGGCCAAGGGGATCAAGGTCTCCTGCGGCGGACGTCTGGCCGGAGCGGAAATAGCCCGCACCGAGTGGTACAGTGAGGGCAAAGTGCCCCTGCACACACTGCGCGCCGACATCGATTATGGTTCAGCCGAAGCCACCACCACTTACGGCAAAATCGGCATCAAAGTTTGGATCTATAAGGGAGAAGTTTTACCGGCAGCCAAAATTCCCGCTCAAGCCCCGGCCAGGGAAGCCAAGGCAGCTGCTGGTGAAGGAGGCGAATAG